A part of Aegilops tauschii subsp. strangulata cultivar AL8/78 chromosome 2, Aet v6.0, whole genome shotgun sequence genomic DNA contains:
- the LOC109745429 gene encoding serine/threonine-protein phosphatase 7 long form homolog isoform X2 — protein MSVEQRELAPLKLRSHGVTLGWMRYDEWYTPYVREAGLLPFIQLVRRSTPPNNAAALTALIDHWRPETHTFHLWTGEMTVTLQDIAMITGFLIDGNPLCMNTDSDGWRAQMHALIGMVPPEPREPEAEDKKKERVAVGATFTWISSNFSTCPEDANEDMVKTYARVYMWYVISRIMFADGIGKNAPWMWLKALTVFDSKWSWGSATLAYLYRQLDEACCRHTGGIGGCLLALSIWSWERLPVGRPKTVKYEDWDDKDDPLWLPKWDVLNETTDDPSVMYKLYKSELDAITSEQVEWEPYEKGESFGNSMEFRLNPMCTRDRDLWHMRCPLICNWAVELHLPHRVFRQFGLFQPHPPEWEDTDKLLHALDRKKQRKIKDWANHHRKYVVQFALSVEQARAGKRAQLCEHCPIAFNNYLTWFFASGGATLYSAAPSR, from the exons atgtcggtggagcagcgg gagcttgcacctctgaagcttcgGTCTCACGGGGTCACCCTTGGATGGATGCGCTATGATGAGTGGTACACACCGTATGTAAGGGAGGCAGGACTTCTCCCTTTCATTCAGTTGGTCCGCCGGTCGACGCCACCCAACAATGCTGCAGCACTCACCGCGCTTATTGATCATTGGAGGCCGGAGACACACACTTTTCATCTTTGgaccggggagatgaccgtgacgctccaggatattgctatgatcaccggttttCTTATCGATGGGAATCCTTTATGTATGAACACCGATTCTGATGGGTGGCGCGCACAGATGCATGCCCTTATAGGTATGGTTCCTCCGGAGCCTCGGGAACCAGAAGCagaagacaagaagaaggaaagagtcgcaGTCGGCGCTACTTTCACGTGGATATCATCGAACTTCAGTACTTGCCCTGAGGATGCTAATGAGGACATGGTGAAGACAtatgctcgtgtctacatgtggtacgtgatatccaggattatgtttgctgatggcataggcaagaatgctccatggatgtggctgaaggcgttgaccgtcttcgatagcaaatggagttggggttcggcgacactggcttacttgtatcgacag ttggacgaagcctgttgtaggcacactggaggtattggtggttgtctgctcgcactttccatatggagctgggagcgttTGCCGGTTGGACGACCGAAGACCGTGAAGTACGAGGATTGGGACGACAAAGACGACCCACTATGGCTCCCCAAGTGGGATGTGTTAAATGAGACGACGGATGATCCCTCGGTCATGTACAAGTTGTACAAGAGCGAGCTGGACGCGATCACGTCTGAGCAG GTGGAATGGGAGCCGTATGAAAAAGGAGAGAGTTTTGGTAACTCTATGGAGTTCAGGCTGAATCCGATGTGCACTAGGGATAGGGATCTCTGGCATATGcggtgcccactgatatgcaactgggcggttgagcttcacctgccacatcgggtgttccgccagtttggtttgttccagccacacccgccggaATGGGAGGACACGGACAAGTTGCTACACGC GTTGGATAGGAAAAAGCAGCGGAAGATCAAGGATTGGGCCAACCATCACAGGAAGTATGTCGTGCAGTTCGCTCTTAGTGTGGAGCAAGCAAGGGCTGGAAAACGAGCCCAGCTTTGTGAGCACTGCCCGATCGCGTTCAACAACTATCTCACATGGTTTTTTGCAAGTGGGGGCGCCACActgtacagtgcagcgcctagccgctag
- the LOC109745429 gene encoding serine/threonine-protein phosphatase 7 long form homolog isoform X1: MDDGCGDFRAGTHDSLCYNRPAILLEPASDVWLLDDHGDKQHRSYAMSVEQRELAPLKLRSHGVTLGWMRYDEWYTPYVREAGLLPFIQLVRRSTPPNNAAALTALIDHWRPETHTFHLWTGEMTVTLQDIAMITGFLIDGNPLCMNTDSDGWRAQMHALIGMVPPEPREPEAEDKKKERVAVGATFTWISSNFSTCPEDANEDMVKTYARVYMWYVISRIMFADGIGKNAPWMWLKALTVFDSKWSWGSATLAYLYRQLDEACCRHTGGIGGCLLALSIWSWERLPVGRPKTVKYEDWDDKDDPLWLPKWDVLNETTDDPSVMYKLYKSELDAITSEQVEWEPYEKGESFGNSMEFRLNPMCTRDRDLWHMRCPLICNWAVELHLPHRVFRQFGLFQPHPPEWEDTDKLLHALDRKKQRKIKDWANHHRKYVVQFALSVEQARAGKRAQLCEHCPIAFNNYLTWFFASGGATLYSAAPSR; this comes from the exons ATGGACGACGGCTGCGGCGATTTTCGTGCTGGAACCCATGACAGCCTCTGCTACAACCGGCCAGCCAttttgctggaaccagcatcG gatgtttggcttctcgatgatcatggggacaaacaacaccggtcgtacgctatgtcggtggagcagcgg gagcttgcacctctgaagcttcgGTCTCACGGGGTCACCCTTGGATGGATGCGCTATGATGAGTGGTACACACCGTATGTAAGGGAGGCAGGACTTCTCCCTTTCATTCAGTTGGTCCGCCGGTCGACGCCACCCAACAATGCTGCAGCACTCACCGCGCTTATTGATCATTGGAGGCCGGAGACACACACTTTTCATCTTTGgaccggggagatgaccgtgacgctccaggatattgctatgatcaccggttttCTTATCGATGGGAATCCTTTATGTATGAACACCGATTCTGATGGGTGGCGCGCACAGATGCATGCCCTTATAGGTATGGTTCCTCCGGAGCCTCGGGAACCAGAAGCagaagacaagaagaaggaaagagtcgcaGTCGGCGCTACTTTCACGTGGATATCATCGAACTTCAGTACTTGCCCTGAGGATGCTAATGAGGACATGGTGAAGACAtatgctcgtgtctacatgtggtacgtgatatccaggattatgtttgctgatggcataggcaagaatgctccatggatgtggctgaaggcgttgaccgtcttcgatagcaaatggagttggggttcggcgacactggcttacttgtatcgacag ttggacgaagcctgttgtaggcacactggaggtattggtggttgtctgctcgcactttccatatggagctgggagcgttTGCCGGTTGGACGACCGAAGACCGTGAAGTACGAGGATTGGGACGACAAAGACGACCCACTATGGCTCCCCAAGTGGGATGTGTTAAATGAGACGACGGATGATCCCTCGGTCATGTACAAGTTGTACAAGAGCGAGCTGGACGCGATCACGTCTGAGCAG GTGGAATGGGAGCCGTATGAAAAAGGAGAGAGTTTTGGTAACTCTATGGAGTTCAGGCTGAATCCGATGTGCACTAGGGATAGGGATCTCTGGCATATGcggtgcccactgatatgcaactgggcggttgagcttcacctgccacatcgggtgttccgccagtttggtttgttccagccacacccgccggaATGGGAGGACACGGACAAGTTGCTACACGC GTTGGATAGGAAAAAGCAGCGGAAGATCAAGGATTGGGCCAACCATCACAGGAAGTATGTCGTGCAGTTCGCTCTTAGTGTGGAGCAAGCAAGGGCTGGAAAACGAGCCCAGCTTTGTGAGCACTGCCCGATCGCGTTCAACAACTATCTCACATGGTTTTTTGCAAGTGGGGGCGCCACActgtacagtgcagcgcctagccgctag